In the genome of Ancylomarina subtilis, one region contains:
- a CDS encoding vWA domain-containing protein, which produces MNNLDFANPEYLYLLLLIGPLVGWYIWRDKKAHASIQVSTLKSLTKAPKTYKYYFRHALLVLRVLAIAFLVIAMARPQSSNDWKNVSSEGIDIVMSLDISSSMLAQDFEPNRLEAAKDVATQFITGRQQDKIGLVIFSGESFTQCPLTTDHAVLINLFSDIKSGMIEDGTAIGLGLANAVNRLKDSDAKSRVIILLTDGVNNRGEIAPITAAELAKTYGIRVYTVGIGTQGTAPYPFQTPFGIQMQNMPVEIDEATLTDIAELTGGKYFRATDNNKLKAIYEEIDQMEKRKIEVTQFSTKKEAYKAYALWAALFLLFEIAFRNSILRNIP; this is translated from the coding sequence ATGAATAATCTAGATTTTGCAAATCCTGAATACCTTTATTTATTGCTGCTAATTGGTCCTCTTGTGGGTTGGTACATTTGGCGTGATAAAAAGGCTCATGCCAGTATACAGGTCTCTACTCTAAAGAGCCTGACTAAGGCTCCTAAGACTTACAAGTATTATTTCCGACACGCTCTACTTGTTTTAAGAGTATTGGCTATTGCTTTTCTGGTGATTGCTATGGCTCGTCCACAATCGAGTAACGATTGGAAAAATGTAAGCTCAGAAGGTATCGACATTGTTATGTCACTGGATATCTCGAGTAGTATGTTAGCTCAAGACTTCGAACCTAACCGTTTGGAAGCAGCAAAGGATGTGGCTACACAATTTATCACAGGTCGTCAGCAAGATAAAATTGGCTTGGTTATTTTTAGTGGAGAGAGTTTCACACAGTGCCCGTTAACAACTGATCATGCCGTTTTAATCAACTTATTCTCCGACATCAAATCAGGAATGATAGAAGATGGTACGGCTATCGGTTTAGGTTTGGCAAATGCCGTGAATCGCTTAAAAGATTCTGACGCCAAATCAAGAGTCATCATTCTTTTGACTGATGGGGTTAATAACCGAGGTGAAATTGCTCCTATTACGGCAGCTGAACTGGCAAAAACTTACGGCATTCGTGTTTATACAGTTGGTATTGGAACTCAGGGCACAGCCCCCTACCCTTTTCAGACACCTTTCGGCATACAAATGCAGAATATGCCTGTCGAAATCGATGAGGCAACTCTAACAGATATTGCCGAGCTTACAGGGGGGAAATACTTTAGAGCAACAGATAACAATAAGCTTAAAGCCATTTACGAAGAAATCGATCAGATGGAAAAAAGAAAAATTGAAGTGACACAATTCAGCACTAAAAAAGAAGCCTATAAAGCTTATGCACTTTGGGCTGCTCTTTTCCTTCTATTCGAAATTGCCTTTCGCAACAGTATTCTTAGAAACATTCCTTAA
- a CDS encoding DUF4381 domain-containing protein: MIGLETIKKQFRKSLLLLGFALLLNPATAQNQEDGFTYSVALDTNVIAIGDQIHLNLSVDQPKGINISFPVFTDSITKNIEIIRQWPLDTTKKKNGSLKISKKYLITSFDGGVHKIPPFEFKLNGENINNIIRTDTLQLGVRSFEIDTTKANFDIAMPIHTPVSFAEIAPWAGGGLLLIAILFAAYYFYRRYKRNQPLFKAEVPAEPAHVIAFRKLEEIDNQKLWQKGHVKQYHSDLTDTVRNYLDERFNLATLESTTEETMETITEAIMPKDLIADLRVILERADLAKFAKFQPLPDENQLSLKYAYRIVENTLIKETVKDETEKDAEPIELTEGEAKNMTP, encoded by the coding sequence ATGATAGGATTAGAAACAATAAAGAAACAATTCAGAAAAAGCTTACTCCTTTTGGGTTTTGCCTTGCTGCTCAATCCGGCAACGGCTCAAAACCAAGAGGATGGTTTTACCTACAGTGTTGCTCTCGACACTAACGTCATTGCCATTGGGGATCAGATTCACCTAAACCTCTCGGTAGATCAACCCAAAGGTATAAATATTAGCTTTCCTGTTTTTACCGATAGTATTACCAAGAATATTGAAATCATTCGTCAGTGGCCATTGGATACCACTAAGAAAAAAAATGGTAGTCTGAAAATTAGCAAGAAATATCTGATTACGTCTTTCGATGGTGGCGTTCACAAAATTCCACCTTTCGAATTCAAGCTAAATGGAGAAAATATCAACAACATTATCCGTACCGATACCCTGCAACTGGGTGTACGAAGTTTTGAAATTGATACCACCAAAGCCAATTTCGATATTGCTATGCCAATTCATACGCCTGTCTCGTTTGCTGAGATTGCGCCTTGGGCTGGTGGCGGACTTTTACTCATTGCCATACTCTTTGCTGCTTATTATTTCTATCGCAGATACAAACGGAATCAACCTTTGTTTAAAGCAGAAGTTCCTGCCGAACCTGCTCATGTTATCGCATTTAGAAAATTGGAAGAAATAGACAATCAGAAACTCTGGCAAAAAGGCCATGTTAAGCAATACCATTCAGATCTGACGGACACCGTTCGTAACTATCTGGATGAGCGTTTTAACCTGGCAACTTTGGAGTCGACAACTGAGGAAACCATGGAGACAATTACCGAAGCCATCATGCCAAAAGATCTGATTGCTGACTTAAGAGTTATTTTGGAAAGAGCGGACTTGGCCAAATTTGCAAAATTTCAGCCTCTACCGGATGAAAATCAACTCAGTCTGAAATATGCATATCGCATTGTAGAAAATACACTAATAAAAGAAACTGTAAAAGACGAAACAGAAAAGGACGCTGAACCAATTGAATTAACAGAGGGTGAAGCAAAAAATATGACACCGTAA